One window of Blastocatellia bacterium genomic DNA carries:
- a CDS encoding MBL fold metallo-hydrolase, whose product MKSQNRAFQCAAIALLILLPALLPSPGRSQPQSAPATHTQVVMLGTGNPAANPDRFGPAVAIVVNNTPYLVDFGPGVVRRTAAAVRKGVAGLAVANLKIAFATHLHSDHTLGYADLILSPWVLGRKEPLEVYGPKGIKAMTDHLLAAYKEDIDIRTNGLEKGNRTGYKVNVHEIKPGVVYKDQNVTVKAFLVHHGSWPEAYGYRFETPDRVIVISGDCAPSASVIENCNGCDVLLHEVYTQQGYDKSSEAWRQYITHFHTSTKELAELATKARPALLVLYHQMFFGGEQDTDEGLLKEMREHYRGKLASASDLDIY is encoded by the coding sequence ATGAAATCTCAGAATCGGGCCTTTCAATGTGCCGCCATCGCCCTGCTGATTCTGCTGCCGGCGCTGCTCCCTTCCCCAGGCCGCTCACAGCCGCAGAGCGCGCCCGCGACGCACACCCAGGTGGTGATGCTCGGCACTGGCAACCCGGCGGCCAACCCTGACCGCTTCGGCCCCGCGGTCGCCATCGTTGTCAACAACACGCCGTACCTGGTTGACTTCGGCCCCGGCGTCGTGCGGCGCACGGCGGCCGCCGTGCGCAAGGGGGTAGCGGGCCTGGCGGTTGCGAATCTCAAGATCGCCTTCGCCACTCACTTGCATTCGGATCACACGCTCGGTTATGCCGACCTCATCCTTTCGCCGTGGGTACTGGGCCGAAAAGAGCCGCTCGAAGTCTACGGCCCGAAGGGCATCAAGGCGATGACCGATCATCTGCTCGCCGCCTACAAAGAAGACATTGACATCCGCACCAACGGGTTGGAGAAAGGCAACCGCACCGGCTACAAGGTGAACGTGCATGAGATTAAGCCGGGCGTCGTCTACAAAGACCAGAACGTCACCGTCAAAGCGTTCCTGGTGCATCACGGCTCGTGGCCCGAAGCTTACGGTTATCGCTTCGAAACGCCCGACCGGGTGATCGTCATCTCGGGCGACTGCGCGCCCTCTGCGAGCGTCATCGAGAACTGCAATGGCTGCGACGTCCTGCTGCACGAGGTCTACACGCAGCAAGGCTATGACAAGAGCAGCGAGGCTTGGCGGCAGTACATCACCCACTTTCACACCTCTACAAAAGAGCTGGCCGAGCTGGCGACAAAGGCGAGGCCCGCTCTGCTCGTGCTCTACCACCAGATGTTTTTCGGCGGCGAGCAGGACACCGACGAAGGCTTGCTCAAAGAGATGCGCGAGCATTATCGCGGCAAGCTCGCTTCGGCTAGCGACCTGGACATTTATTAG
- a CDS encoding proline dehydrogenase family protein, with protein sequence MLTKSILLYLSNSPGFKNFLTRFKSFNNVTHRFVAGEELADAVAAIRELNRKQIRASFDHLGESISSEAETRAEVQEYTEVLQAISDHALDSNVSVKLTQLGLDVSPALCYDNTRRIVEAAARHRNFVRIDMEDSPKTDATLDIFRRLRGEFDNVGIVVQSYLYRTEKDVDELLALGARIRLCKGAYKEPASVAFQDKRDVDANYVLVMKKLLASGIYHGIATHDEKMIAATRQFAAERKINADQFEFQMLYGIRRDLQDQLVADGYRMRVYVPYGRSWYPYFMRRLAERPANVWFVMKNVMKG encoded by the coding sequence ATGCTGACCAAATCCATTCTCCTCTACCTCTCCAACAGTCCGGGATTCAAGAACTTTCTGACGCGCTTCAAATCCTTCAACAACGTCACGCACCGCTTCGTCGCCGGCGAAGAGCTGGCCGACGCGGTTGCCGCTATTCGCGAGTTGAACCGCAAGCAGATTCGCGCCTCGTTCGACCACCTCGGCGAAAGCATTTCGTCCGAGGCCGAAACCCGCGCCGAAGTGCAAGAGTATACGGAAGTGCTGCAAGCCATCAGCGACCATGCGCTCGACTCGAACGTCTCGGTCAAGCTGACGCAGCTCGGCCTGGACGTCAGTCCGGCGCTCTGCTACGACAACACGCGGCGGATTGTCGAGGCGGCCGCTCGCCATCGCAACTTCGTGCGCATCGATATGGAAGACTCGCCGAAGACCGACGCGACGCTGGATATCTTTCGCCGCCTGCGCGGCGAATTCGACAACGTCGGCATCGTCGTGCAGTCGTACCTCTACCGCACTGAAAAAGATGTTGATGAGCTGCTGGCCCTTGGCGCGCGCATCCGGCTTTGCAAAGGCGCTTACAAAGAGCCGGCGTCGGTAGCCTTTCAAGACAAGCGCGATGTGGATGCCAACTATGTCCTTGTCATGAAGAAGCTGCTGGCTTCGGGAATCTACCACGGCATCGCAACGCACGACGAAAAGATGATCGCGGCAACTCGCCAGTTCGCCGCCGAGCGCAAGATCAATGCCGACCAGTTCGAGTTTCAGATGTTGTATGGCATACGCCGCGACCTGCAAGACCAGCTCGTCGCCGACGGCTATCGAATGCGCGTCTATGTGCCGTATGGGCGCTCGTGGTATCCCTACTTTATGCGGCGGCTGGCCGAGCGCCCGGCCAATGTCTGGTTCGTCATGAAGAACGTCATGAAGGGTTAA
- a CDS encoding transcriptional repressor, giving the protein MEREEIQIFHDHLKRARLKRTSQRDLILDVFLDTEGHVSSEDLYAIVKAKDPTVGFTTVYRTLKLLKDCGLARELEFHDGRMLYEHEYKHTHHDHLICTECGALIEFYSEEIERLQDEITRRYRFKPLRHSHRIFGVCANCQRAHKVAEKAARG; this is encoded by the coding sequence ATGGAGCGCGAAGAGATACAAATCTTTCACGACCACCTCAAGCGCGCGCGGCTCAAACGCACGTCGCAACGCGATCTCATTCTCGACGTCTTTCTCGATACTGAAGGCCACGTTTCCAGCGAAGACCTCTATGCCATCGTCAAGGCGAAAGACCCGACAGTCGGCTTCACGACGGTCTATCGCACGCTGAAGCTCCTGAAAGATTGCGGCCTGGCGCGCGAGCTGGAATTCCACGACGGGCGCATGCTCTACGAGCACGAGTACAAGCACACGCACCACGATCACTTGATCTGCACAGAGTGCGGCGCGCTCATCGAGTTCTACAGCGAAGAGATCGAACGACTGCAAGACGAGATCACCCGCCGCTACCGCTTCAAGCCGCTGCGCCACAGCCACCGGATATTCGGCGTCTGCGCCAACTGCCAGCGCGCCCACAAAGTCGCCGAAAAAGCCGCGCGCGGATAG
- a CDS encoding 2OG-Fe(II) oxygenase — protein MDRNEMGQAVAERIRAQSAGLKQMWREAQPVKHFFIDDLLPANDAMKISRSFPDPDQLSLKSSLRERKRTGVEVNRYASCIGECLFAFQHPQVIEAIAEITGLEGLEADPSLYASGVSLMGKGDFLNPHIDNSHDGDRARYRLLNLLFYVSPDWQLENGGNLELWDEKIRQPHTVLSRFNRLVVMLTNRTSWHSVNQVRVDAPRLCVSNYYFALKPASERAYLNVTTFAGRPEEIIKRPLLKLDAAVLNALGKTFPQLTKMTRHRLKGN, from the coding sequence ATGGACCGCAATGAGATGGGGCAGGCTGTTGCCGAACGTATCCGGGCGCAGAGCGCCGGACTGAAGCAGATGTGGCGCGAAGCGCAGCCGGTCAAGCATTTCTTCATCGATGACCTGCTGCCGGCAAATGACGCCATGAAGATCAGCCGCAGCTTCCCAGACCCTGACCAGCTCAGTTTGAAATCTTCGCTGCGCGAGCGCAAGCGCACGGGCGTCGAAGTCAATCGCTACGCCTCGTGCATCGGCGAATGCCTGTTCGCCTTTCAACACCCGCAGGTGATCGAAGCCATCGCCGAGATCACCGGGCTTGAGGGGCTTGAGGCCGATCCGTCGCTTTATGCGTCCGGCGTTTCGCTGATGGGCAAAGGCGATTTCCTCAACCCGCACATAGACAATTCGCATGACGGCGACCGCGCCAGATATCGCCTGTTGAACCTGTTGTTTTATGTGTCGCCGGACTGGCAGTTGGAGAATGGCGGCAACCTGGAGCTATGGGACGAGAAGATTCGCCAGCCGCATACCGTCCTTTCACGGTTCAATCGGCTGGTCGTCATGCTGACCAACCGCACAAGCTGGCACTCGGTCAATCAGGTGCGGGTTGATGCGCCGCGGCTCTGCGTGTCGAATTACTATTTCGCGCTGAAACCCGCAAGCGAGAGGGCTTACCTGAACGTCACGACCTTTGCCGGGCGTCCGGAAGAGATCATCAAACGGCCTTTGTTGAAGCTCGATGCCGCAGTGCTCAACGCCCTCGGCAAGACCTTCCCGCAACTCACCAAAATGACCCGGCACCGCCTGAAGGGGAATTGA
- a CDS encoding TIM-barrel domain-containing protein, which produces MKRLLASFCLLFLVNLTGSAIDLAGLEPIGAVGSFTRSANGVLINCADGSQVQVTVLAADLVRVRASFKKPLPARDHSWAIARASWDATRWNLSEQAGAIIITTDELEVVIRRAPLTVEFRDSKTHELINGDFKPMMHDPKSATVAAAKRLGYEERFYGLGEKAAPLDKRRGQFTNWNSDTPAYKEGTDPIYQTIPFYIGLENGRAYGIFFDNSYRSHFDFGASSQEYIAWSAEGGEMNYYFFNGPSMQKIISRYTDLTGRMPMQPMWALGHQQSRWSYYPQAVAEYIVRRYREEDLPLDVLYLDIHYMQGYRVFTWDTSRYPDPKAFTDKLRQQGVKVIPIVDPGVKYQPPAKGATDAAAAPELTSQDKSYYVYNQGVAKDYFVRRKNGDLYVGEVWPGKAVFTDFTREDVRRWWGDLFRAYTDNGVAGIWTDMNEPSDFVDKSGESQTDLIFDDEGERSLYGKNRNVFALLMARATYEGLLRLQPNLRPYVITRAGYAGYQRYSTMWTGDNTATWETLQLSIPMYTTMGLSGVPFIGGDVGGFIGRTNAELLTRWYEAGFLAPMLRNHQQIDTYDHEPWRFGKAYEDIIRKYLKLRYRLLPFLYTQLEDAHRTGLPIFRPLVLNYQNDANVLSLDDEFMIGTDLLVAPVMKPDMTSRRVYLPEGEWVDYWTNKRFKGGALIQADAPIDLVPMYVRAGAVIPMGPEMNYVGEKPFDPLTLTIYPDTKGEAVASVYEDDGATQAYRQGAFRRTQVSATRSGAGMQIKLSAPEGSYNAGARGITLIVKSAPRAASVSLDGKPLAAITAGGRGAGWTKAADELVIHIADDGRAHSVQIR; this is translated from the coding sequence ATGAAAAGACTGCTCGCCTCGTTCTGCTTGCTCTTTCTCGTCAACTTGACCGGCAGCGCCATTGACCTCGCGGGGCTTGAGCCCATCGGCGCGGTGGGCAGCTTCACCCGGTCGGCAAACGGCGTGCTGATCAACTGCGCCGATGGCTCGCAGGTGCAGGTCACGGTGCTGGCGGCTGATCTCGTCCGCGTGCGCGCTTCGTTTAAGAAGCCGCTGCCGGCGCGCGATCATTCGTGGGCGATTGCCCGTGCGAGTTGGGACGCCACGCGCTGGAACCTCAGTGAGCAAGCGGGTGCGATCATCATCACTACAGACGAGCTTGAAGTCGTCATCCGCCGCGCGCCGCTTACGGTCGAATTCCGCGACAGCAAAACTCACGAGCTGATCAACGGCGATTTCAAGCCGATGATGCATGACCCGAAGAGCGCCACGGTTGCCGCCGCCAAACGGCTCGGCTACGAAGAGCGCTTCTACGGGCTGGGCGAAAAAGCCGCGCCGCTCGACAAACGGCGCGGCCAGTTCACCAACTGGAACTCCGACACCCCGGCCTACAAAGAAGGCACCGACCCGATCTATCAAACGATTCCCTTCTACATCGGCCTGGAAAACGGGCGCGCTTACGGCATCTTCTTCGACAACAGCTACCGCTCGCATTTCGACTTTGGCGCGTCGTCGCAGGAATACATCGCATGGTCAGCCGAAGGCGGCGAGATGAACTATTACTTCTTCAACGGCCCGTCGATGCAGAAGATCATCAGCCGCTACACAGACCTGACGGGCCGCATGCCGATGCAGCCGATGTGGGCGCTCGGCCATCAGCAATCGCGCTGGAGCTATTATCCGCAAGCGGTCGCCGAATACATCGTCCGCCGCTACCGCGAGGAAGACTTGCCGCTTGATGTGCTGTACCTCGACATCCACTACATGCAGGGCTACCGCGTTTTCACCTGGGACACCTCGCGCTATCCCGACCCGAAAGCTTTCACCGACAAGCTCAGACAGCAAGGCGTCAAGGTGATTCCCATCGTCGATCCCGGCGTCAAGTACCAGCCGCCGGCCAAAGGCGCGACCGACGCGGCGGCTGCGCCCGAGCTGACGTCGCAAGACAAGAGCTACTACGTCTACAACCAGGGGGTGGCGAAAGATTATTTTGTGCGTCGCAAGAACGGCGACCTGTATGTCGGCGAGGTGTGGCCGGGCAAAGCGGTCTTCACGGACTTCACCCGCGAAGACGTGCGGCGCTGGTGGGGCGACCTGTTTCGCGCCTACACGGACAACGGCGTCGCCGGCATCTGGACAGACATGAACGAGCCGTCGGACTTCGTTGATAAGTCCGGCGAATCGCAAACCGACCTGATATTTGACGACGAAGGCGAGCGCTCGCTCTACGGCAAGAACCGCAACGTCTTCGCGCTGCTGATGGCGCGCGCCACTTATGAAGGGCTGCTGCGCTTACAGCCAAACCTGCGCCCCTATGTCATCACGCGCGCCGGTTACGCGGGCTATCAGCGCTACTCGACGATGTGGACGGGCGACAACACGGCGACGTGGGAGACTTTGCAGTTGAGCATCCCGATGTATACGACGATGGGGTTGTCGGGCGTGCCGTTCATCGGCGGCGATGTCGGCGGCTTCATCGGACGGACGAATGCCGAGCTGCTGACGCGCTGGTACGAGGCGGGATTCCTCGCGCCGATGCTGCGCAATCATCAGCAGATCGACACCTACGATCACGAGCCGTGGCGCTTCGGCAAGGCTTACGAAGACATCATTCGCAAGTACCTGAAGCTGCGCTACCGGCTGCTGCCCTTCCTCTACACCCAGCTCGAAGACGCGCACCGCACGGGGCTGCCCATCTTCCGCCCGCTGGTCTTGAATTATCAGAACGACGCCAATGTGCTGTCGCTGGACGACGAATTCATGATCGGCACAGACTTGCTGGTCGCGCCGGTGATGAAGCCCGATATGACCAGCCGCCGGGTTTACCTGCCCGAAGGCGAATGGGTTGATTATTGGACAAACAAGCGATTCAAGGGCGGCGCGCTGATTCAAGCCGACGCGCCGATTGACCTGGTGCCGATGTACGTGCGCGCCGGCGCGGTGATTCCGATGGGGCCAGAGATGAACTATGTCGGCGAGAAGCCGTTCGACCCGCTGACGCTCACGATCTATCCCGACACCAAAGGCGAGGCGGTGGCGAGCGTGTATGAAGACGATGGCGCGACACAAGCCTACAGGCAAGGCGCTTTTCGCCGCACACAGGTGAGCGCCACGCGGTCAGGCGCAGGAATGCAGATCAAGCTCAGCGCCCCGGAAGGCAGCTATAACGCCGGCGCGCGCGGCATTACGTTGATCGTGAAATCGGCTCCGAGAGCCGCATCGGTGTCGCTCGACGGCAAACCGCTGGCGGCGATCACGGCCGGCGGGCGCGGCGCCGGCTGGACGAAGGCGGCTGATGAGCTGGTTATTCATATCGCCGACGATGGCCGGGCGCACAGCGTACAGATAAGATAA
- a CDS encoding glycerophosphodiester phosphodiesterase, producing MALQPATENRQPAAPLIIAHRGASGLAPENTMAAFRLAIGLGADGFELDVQLSADGQPVVIHDARLNRTTDHMGAVAALTAAELAASDAGSWFARRLARRPRTRAMAQSVAKLTKDDGLSFAGESVPGLGGVLAMAAAANVKRVYIELKGNRRQDKQSLLDAVLTLVRQHKMERAVTLLSFDHEIVRRAKAQARRLRTAATFAIPGRGEMTARTIINAVKRAGADEAALHYGLATRRMVAALHAEGIGVAVWTVNSKLLMRRMLAVGVDAIMTNYPNRLADVLAAQAGRRKDERVKWPSKR from the coding sequence ATGGCTCTTCAACCGGCAACTGAGAACCGGCAACCGGCTGCTCCTCTGATCATCGCGCACAGGGGCGCGTCGGGACTGGCGCCTGAAAACACGATGGCGGCGTTTCGCCTTGCCATAGGGCTCGGCGCTGACGGCTTCGAGCTTGATGTTCAGTTATCGGCAGACGGCCAACCCGTGGTCATTCACGACGCGCGTCTCAACCGCACGACCGATCATATGGGAGCCGTCGCCGCCTTGACCGCCGCCGAGCTGGCGGCGAGCGACGCCGGCAGTTGGTTTGCGCGAAGACTGGCGCGGCGACCGCGCACTCGGGCGATGGCGCAAAGTGTGGCAAAGCTCACAAAGGATGACGGCCTGAGCTTTGCCGGCGAATCGGTGCCTGGGCTCGGTGGCGTTCTGGCGATGGCGGCGGCGGCAAACGTTAAGCGCGTCTACATCGAATTGAAAGGCAATCGCCGACAAGACAAACAGTCGTTGCTCGATGCCGTGCTGACGCTTGTCCGGCAGCATAAAATGGAGCGTGCCGTTACCCTGCTGTCATTCGATCATGAAATCGTCAGACGCGCAAAAGCGCAGGCGCGGCGGCTGCGCACCGCCGCGACGTTCGCCATTCCCGGTCGCGGCGAGATGACGGCGCGCACTATCATCAATGCCGTCAAACGCGCCGGCGCTGACGAAGCGGCCCTGCATTACGGGCTGGCAACGCGGCGCATGGTCGCCGCTCTGCACGCCGAAGGCATCGGCGTCGCCGTGTGGACGGTCAACAGCAAACTGCTCATGCGCCGTATGCTGGCGGTCGGTGTTGATGCGATAATGACTAACTACCCGAATCGCCTCGCCGATGTGCTGGCCGCACAGGCCGGCAGGCGTAAGGACGAGCGGGTGAAGTGGCCGAGCAAACGCTGA
- a CDS encoding inositol-3-phosphate synthase, translating into MSNQKTPAAIEEAKGKLGVLLVGLGAVSTTFIAGVAAIKKGIAEPIGSLTQMGTIRLGKRTDNRVPLVKDFVPLASLNDLVFGAWDIFEEDAYEAALHAGVLERDLINQIKEELQAVRPMKAVFDQRYVKRLNGTHVKQGANKMEMAEQLMADIEEFKRKNECDRLVMVWCASTEIFMTCTEEHNDLASFEKALRDNNSCIAPSMIYAYAALKSDVPFANGAPNLTVDVPALTKLAQDAGLPICGKDFKTGQTLMKTMIAPGLKARLIGLHGWFSTNILGNRDGEVLDDPESFKTKEESKLSVLEYILQPDVYPTLYKDFSHIVRINYYPPRGDNKEGWDNIDIFGWLGYPMQIKVDFLCRDSILAAPIVLDLALFMDLAHRAGMRGIQEWLSFYFKSPMTAPGLYPEHDLFIQLMKLKNTLRHLKGEELITHLGLEYYD; encoded by the coding sequence ATGTCAAATCAGAAAACTCCCGCCGCTATCGAAGAAGCGAAAGGCAAGCTCGGCGTGTTGCTCGTCGGACTCGGAGCCGTCTCGACGACCTTTATCGCCGGTGTCGCGGCTATCAAGAAAGGCATCGCCGAGCCCATCGGCTCGCTCACACAGATGGGCACCATCCGCCTCGGCAAGCGCACAGATAATCGCGTGCCGCTGGTCAAAGACTTCGTGCCGCTCGCCTCGCTCAACGATCTCGTCTTCGGGGCGTGGGACATCTTCGAGGAAGACGCTTATGAGGCGGCGCTGCACGCCGGCGTCCTCGAACGCGACCTCATCAATCAGATCAAAGAAGAGCTGCAAGCCGTCCGCCCGATGAAGGCGGTCTTCGATCAGCGCTACGTCAAGCGGCTGAACGGCACACACGTCAAGCAGGGCGCGAATAAGATGGAGATGGCCGAGCAGTTGATGGCCGACATCGAGGAGTTCAAGCGCAAGAACGAGTGCGACCGCCTGGTCATGGTCTGGTGCGCGTCTACGGAAATCTTCATGACCTGCACCGAAGAGCATAATGATCTGGCGTCGTTTGAAAAAGCGCTGCGCGACAACAATTCCTGTATCGCGCCTTCGATGATCTACGCCTACGCGGCGCTGAAATCTGACGTGCCGTTCGCCAACGGCGCGCCGAACCTGACCGTAGACGTGCCGGCGCTGACGAAGCTGGCGCAGGACGCCGGCCTGCCGATCTGCGGCAAAGATTTCAAGACCGGCCAGACCTTGATGAAGACCATGATTGCGCCGGGACTCAAAGCGCGCTTGATCGGTCTGCACGGCTGGTTTTCGACCAACATCCTCGGCAACCGCGACGGCGAAGTATTGGACGATCCCGAATCGTTCAAGACCAAAGAAGAGTCGAAGCTTTCGGTGCTCGAATACATCCTTCAGCCCGATGTCTACCCGACGCTTTACAAAGATTTCAGCCACATCGTGCGGATCAACTACTACCCGCCGCGCGGCGACAACAAAGAAGGCTGGGACAACATAGACATCTTCGGCTGGCTCGGCTACCCGATGCAGATCAAGGTAGATTTTCTCTGCCGCGATTCCATTCTGGCCGCGCCGATTGTCTTAGACCTGGCGCTGTTCATGGATCTGGCGCATCGCGCCGGCATGCGCGGCATTCAGGAGTGGCTGTCGTTCTACTTCAAGAGCCCGATGACTGCGCCGGGCCTCTACCCTGAGCATGACCTGTTCATTCAGTTGATGAAGCTCAAGAACACCCTGCGCCACTTGAAGGGTGAAGAGTTGATCACCCACCTCGGCCTTGAGTATTACGACTAG
- a CDS encoding helix-turn-helix domain-containing protein, whose translation MSKPSHIAEEADSLTPAPQALESDAAQGPFGDEIQAFVSRPEYSIRRTLTAHCRFEAHAHAAFTVTVLLAGRMLACVGDQEFVLSAGDLAFIGAGQLHAAEADEVDFVSIHIQPALINELAAEMNVTRTTAEIIFRAPRAADDALLMIGRQVAGEAVNEKPGHEIMLDALVRQMVIHLLRSHLTVRKSAQIELSRVGPVDRRLRRALEFMHGNYERELGLEEIAAAAYLSEYHFARLFKQITGATPHVYLANLRIERARRLLVETSHPIIEIAAMVGYQSQSHFTKIFKAVTGLPPRAYRESSKR comes from the coding sequence ATGTCTAAACCATCACACATCGCCGAAGAAGCCGACAGCCTGACTCCCGCGCCGCAAGCGCTCGAAAGCGACGCGGCCCAGGGACCGTTCGGCGACGAGATTCAGGCGTTCGTGTCGCGGCCCGAATACAGCATCCGGCGCACGCTGACGGCGCATTGCCGGTTTGAAGCGCACGCGCACGCGGCGTTCACCGTCACGGTGCTGCTTGCCGGGCGCATGCTGGCTTGCGTCGGTGACCAGGAGTTCGTTTTGAGTGCTGGCGATCTGGCCTTCATAGGCGCGGGGCAACTTCACGCCGCAGAGGCCGACGAAGTTGACTTCGTTTCGATTCACATTCAGCCGGCACTCATCAACGAGCTTGCCGCCGAGATGAATGTGACGCGGACGACCGCGGAGATTATCTTTCGCGCCCCGCGCGCGGCGGACGACGCGCTGCTGATGATTGGCCGTCAGGTCGCCGGCGAGGCAGTCAATGAAAAGCCCGGTCACGAAATCATGCTCGACGCGCTGGTGCGCCAGATGGTCATTCACCTGTTGCGCTCACACCTGACGGTGCGCAAGTCTGCGCAGATCGAATTGTCGCGCGTCGGGCCTGTAGACCGCCGCCTGCGGCGCGCGCTTGAGTTCATGCATGGCAACTACGAGCGCGAGCTAGGGCTCGAAGAGATCGCCGCCGCGGCTTACCTGTCGGAGTATCATTTCGCGCGCCTGTTCAAGCAGATCACCGGCGCGACGCCGCACGTTTATCTAGCCAACCTGAGAATCGAGCGCGCCCGCCGCCTGCTCGTTGAAACCTCGCATCCGATCATCGAGATTGCCGCGATGGTCGGCTACCAAAGCCAGAGCCACTTCACCAAGATTTTCAAAGCCGTCACCGGCCTGCCGCCGCGCGCCTATCGCGAGAGCAGCAAGCGGTAG